A region from the Parasphingopyxis sp. CP4 genome encodes:
- a CDS encoding carbon-nitrogen hydrolase family protein, which translates to MRIALLQMNSGIDPAENAATMVDAVAEAKAGGATMVFTPEMSGLLDQKRKRAAAHLTTEGEDSVLAAVRTAAAEHGIWVHIGSLALRAEGDPDRLVNRGFVIDDKGEIRARYDKIHLFDVDLDTGESWRESSTYDAGEQAVIAETPLGPLGMSVCYDLRFADLYRALSDAGATLITIPAAFTVPTGKAHWHVLMRARAIESAAFVIAAAQCGHHADGRDTFGHSLVVDPWGEVLLDMGDTLGVGFADIDPARLDEVRKRIPVIRHRRPFAAPETAG; encoded by the coding sequence ATGCGTATTGCACTTCTCCAGATGAATAGCGGGATCGACCCGGCTGAAAATGCCGCGACGATGGTCGATGCGGTTGCCGAAGCAAAAGCCGGTGGCGCGACCATGGTCTTCACTCCGGAAATGAGCGGGCTGCTTGATCAGAAACGCAAGCGTGCCGCTGCCCATCTGACGACCGAGGGCGAAGACAGCGTATTGGCGGCCGTACGCACAGCCGCCGCCGAGCACGGGATTTGGGTGCATATTGGATCGCTCGCCCTGCGCGCCGAGGGAGACCCAGACCGGCTCGTCAATCGCGGCTTTGTTATTGACGACAAGGGTGAGATCCGCGCGCGCTATGACAAGATCCATCTGTTCGATGTCGATCTTGATACCGGCGAAAGCTGGCGCGAAAGTTCCACCTACGATGCCGGTGAGCAGGCGGTGATCGCCGAAACGCCTCTCGGTCCGCTCGGTATGTCAGTCTGTTATGATCTGCGCTTTGCGGATTTGTACCGCGCACTCAGTGACGCCGGCGCGACGCTGATCACTATTCCGGCGGCTTTTACCGTGCCGACGGGAAAGGCGCATTGGCATGTGCTGATGCGGGCTCGGGCGATTGAATCGGCAGCCTTTGTAATCGCAGCGGCCCAGTGCGGCCATCATGCGGACGGGCGCGATACCTTTGGTCATAGCCTGGTTGTCGATCCCTGGGGCGAAGTCCTGCTCGATATGGGCGACACGCTTGGCGTTGGCTTTGCGGACATTGATCCAGCGCGGCTCGATGAGGTCCGCAAACGCATTCCCGTGATCCGCCATCGTCGGCCATTCGCCGCGCCGGAGACAGCGGGATGA
- a CDS encoding Flp family type IVb pilin produces the protein MKNFRKMLKDSKGATAIEYGLIAALIAVAAITAMSTLGNNLSNTFNDVSNEMD, from the coding sequence ATGAAAAATTTTCGTAAAATGCTGAAAGACAGCAAGGGCGCGACCGCTATTGAATATGGCCTGATCGCTGCTCTGATCGCCGTTGCCGCTATCACGGCAATGAGCACGCTCGGTAACAACCTGAGCAACACGTTTAACGACGTTTCGAACGAAATGGACTAA
- a CDS encoding M48 family metalloprotease has protein sequence MAKLRIALLLSAAVVTGSCAGLPLPGSGPAAGEAISQQERQQGAQAHAQLLQQFGDAYSGRQSAYVVQIGRRIAVESGLSNAQNDFTVTLLNSPVNNAFALPGGYVYITRNLVGLMNNEAELASVMGHEVGHVAARHSSRRQSTSTITQILAVGLGLLTGSGDLANLAGQAAQLYTLRYSRSQEYEADELGITYLTRAGYDPFAAAGMLSSLAAQTSLNARIAGREARSLPEWASTHPDPGARVSRARNTASATGAVAGGGTNNREVFLNAIDGMLYDDDPAQGVIDGNTFRHPDLRLQFTVPQGYTMQNGTSAVVVTGQNGQAQFGGGQHSGSLSDHVARVFRELGGNQRQINYGNVTSSRINGIPVAQASARVASGSNQVDVTVTAYDFGSNRKYHFMTVTRAGQGIGPFNSMIRSVARLSSSEAAAIRPRVIDVVTVRRGDTISGLASRMAYQSNQEARFRVLNALGSGDSLRAGQRVKLVVFGR, from the coding sequence ATGGCAAAATTGAGAATAGCGCTTCTACTATCGGCTGCTGTGGTGACAGGCAGTTGCGCGGGGTTACCGCTTCCCGGATCGGGACCGGCGGCCGGCGAAGCCATTAGCCAACAGGAGCGGCAGCAGGGGGCACAGGCGCATGCGCAATTGCTCCAGCAATTTGGCGATGCCTATTCCGGGCGACAATCAGCATATGTCGTGCAGATCGGACGGCGCATTGCGGTCGAATCCGGACTCTCCAATGCACAGAATGATTTCACAGTTACCCTTTTGAATTCGCCGGTAAATAACGCTTTCGCGCTGCCCGGCGGCTATGTGTATATCACGCGCAATCTGGTCGGCCTGATGAACAATGAGGCGGAGCTTGCTTCGGTGATGGGTCATGAGGTCGGGCATGTCGCGGCCCGCCATTCATCGCGGCGCCAAAGTACATCGACCATCACCCAGATATTGGCAGTGGGCTTGGGTTTGCTCACCGGGAGTGGTGATCTCGCCAATCTCGCCGGCCAGGCGGCACAGCTCTACACGCTGCGCTATTCGCGGAGCCAGGAATATGAAGCGGATGAACTGGGCATCACCTATCTCACCCGCGCCGGATATGATCCGTTTGCAGCTGCGGGCATGCTCTCTTCGCTGGCTGCACAGACATCGCTCAATGCGCGGATCGCCGGGCGCGAAGCGCGGTCGCTGCCGGAATGGGCCAGTACGCATCCCGATCCAGGCGCTCGTGTTTCCCGGGCGCGCAATACGGCGTCGGCAACTGGCGCGGTCGCCGGCGGCGGCACCAATAATCGCGAGGTGTTTCTCAACGCGATTGACGGCATGCTGTATGATGACGATCCGGCCCAGGGCGTAATCGACGGCAATACGTTCCGCCATCCGGACCTTCGCCTGCAATTTACGGTCCCGCAGGGATACACGATGCAAAATGGGACGAGCGCGGTCGTTGTAACGGGGCAAAACGGCCAGGCTCAGTTTGGCGGCGGCCAGCATTCGGGTTCGCTGAGCGATCATGTCGCGCGGGTGTTTCGCGAACTTGGCGGAAATCAGCGCCAGATCAATTATGGCAATGTCACATCGTCGCGGATCAACGGCATTCCGGTGGCGCAAGCCAGTGCGCGGGTGGCCAGCGGATCGAACCAGGTAGATGTGACCGTCACAGCCTATGATTTCGGATCGAACCGCAAATATCATTTCATGACCGTAACCCGCGCCGGGCAGGGGATTGGGCCGTTTAATTCGATGATTCGATCGGTGGCGCGGCTATCCAGTTCGGAAGCAGCGGCAATCCGTCCACGGGTTATCGATGTCGTGACGGTAAGGCGCGGCGATACAATTAGCGGACTTGCGTCGCGGATGGCCTATCAAAGTAACCAGGAAGCCCGGTTTCGGGTGCTCAATGCACTGGGATCAGGGGATTCGCTGCGCGCCGGACAGCGGGTAAAGCTGGTGGTCTTCGGGCGCTAA
- a CDS encoding (deoxy)nucleoside triphosphate pyrophosphohydrolase, with amino-acid sequence MNPQILTVSAAALVDHDGRILVQKRPEGRSMAGLWEFPGGKCEPGETPESALIRELQEELGIETHESCLAPACFASEALGDKHLLLLLYVCRKWGGIARPLEAPEIKWVFPREMFSLDMPPADRPLIGLLDSLI; translated from the coding sequence ATGAACCCCCAGATTTTAACCGTTTCCGCGGCCGCCCTTGTCGATCATGACGGCCGTATTCTTGTCCAGAAACGCCCTGAAGGCCGGTCCATGGCGGGCCTCTGGGAGTTTCCCGGTGGCAAATGTGAGCCCGGCGAAACCCCGGAAAGTGCGCTTATTCGCGAGTTACAGGAGGAGCTTGGCATCGAAACCCATGAATCCTGCCTCGCTCCGGCGTGCTTCGCGAGCGAGGCGCTCGGCGATAAGCATTTGCTGTTGTTGCTTTATGTCTGCCGGAAGTGGGGCGGAATCGCTCGCCCGCTGGAAGCGCCGGAGATCAAATGGGTGTTTCCGCGGGAAATGTTCAGCCTCGATATGCCGCCTGCAGACCGACCGTTGATCGGATTGCTTGATTCGCTGATTTAG
- a CDS encoding class I SAM-dependent methyltransferase, protein MCHPVLSRTAPPGTSPAMESPLPTQDKPFNRSLRRMRRDRALGRWADHAFLQDHMAEELIERLSGVQRDFQRALVLGYPGETMMAALQSKGIAYVVADAGFQAARIAAGVQCDEDRLPFADESFDLVLAVGTLDTVNDLPGALVLIRRCLRPDGLFLGACIGSGSLVALREAMLSADLALGGVAPRIHPQIDIRAAGDLLGRAGFALQVADGETLTVRYPGLNRLIGDLRGSANASLLQSPSLSRTGLAAAHAAFEARREDGKTSETFEIMYLTGWSPSPDQPKPAARGSGTTSLADALKPSD, encoded by the coding sequence ATGTGCCATCCCGTCTTGTCCCGCACCGCGCCACCGGGCACAAGCCCGGCCATGGAATCACCGCTTCCCACCCAGGACAAACCGTTCAACCGGTCGCTGCGCCGCATGCGTCGCGATCGCGCGCTTGGGCGCTGGGCCGATCATGCTTTCCTGCAAGATCATATGGCCGAAGAGCTGATCGAGCGCCTGAGCGGCGTGCAACGCGATTTCCAACGGGCGTTAGTCCTTGGATATCCGGGCGAAACCATGATGGCTGCCCTGCAGTCAAAGGGCATTGCCTATGTCGTTGCCGATGCAGGATTTCAGGCCGCGAGAATCGCGGCCGGGGTTCAATGTGACGAAGATCGCCTGCCCTTCGCTGACGAAAGCTTTGATCTCGTACTGGCGGTCGGCACGCTCGACACGGTGAACGACTTACCCGGCGCGTTGGTGCTGATTCGCCGGTGCTTGCGTCCCGATGGCCTGTTTCTGGGCGCCTGTATTGGGTCGGGGAGCCTGGTGGCGTTACGCGAAGCGATGCTTTCCGCAGATCTGGCCCTGGGCGGCGTTGCGCCGCGGATACATCCGCAGATCGATATTCGCGCAGCGGGCGATTTGCTTGGGCGCGCGGGATTTGCGCTTCAGGTGGCTGACGGAGAGACGCTTACCGTCCGATATCCGGGCCTCAATCGACTGATCGGCGATCTGCGCGGATCGGCCAATGCGAGCCTGTTACAGTCGCCGTCCCTCTCGCGCACCGGTCTGGCGGCCGCGCATGCAGCTTTTGAGGCGCGGCGTGAAGACGGGAAAACATCCGAAACCTTCGAGATCATGTATCTTACCGGTTGGTCGCCCTCGCCGGATCAGCCGAAACCCGCTGCGCGCGGGAGCGGCACGACATCGCTGGCCGATGCGCTCAAACCCAGCGACTAA
- a CDS encoding shikimate kinase, which produces MAIKSHIDKPIVLVGLMGVGKSTIGRRLANRLDLPFVDSDDEIEAAAGMKVGELFETYGEEYFRDGERRVISRLIDGSPRVIATGGGAFVNDETRALILRAALAIWLNADIDVLAERVSRRDTRPLVRDNDPKVVLSELAAKRNQYYAQAPIHVQSGDGAHDETVERILEALAK; this is translated from the coding sequence ATGGCGATAAAATCTCATATCGACAAACCGATAGTGCTTGTCGGCCTGATGGGGGTTGGAAAATCGACCATCGGGCGACGTCTGGCAAACCGCCTCGATCTGCCCTTTGTTGATTCGGATGACGAGATTGAAGCGGCTGCCGGCATGAAGGTTGGCGAGCTGTTCGAAACCTATGGCGAGGAATATTTCCGCGATGGCGAGCGACGGGTAATCTCCCGCCTGATTGACGGGTCTCCGCGGGTGATAGCGACCGGTGGCGGGGCGTTCGTCAATGATGAGACGCGCGCGCTGATCCTTCGCGCTGCGCTGGCGATCTGGCTCAATGCCGATATCGACGTTCTCGCCGAGCGGGTATCCCGACGCGATACCCGTCCGCTTGTCCGCGACAATGATCCAAAGGTCGTGCTTTCCGAGCTAGCCGCCAAGCGCAATCAATATTATGCGCAAGCACCAATCCATGTGCAAAGTGGAGACGGCGCACATGACGAAACCGTCGAGCGCATATTGGAGGCCCTCGCCAAATGA
- the grxC gene encoding glutaredoxin 3 yields the protein MAKVEIYTKFLCGYCARAKNLLESKGVAFEEFDITMDAPKRDEMLERSNGGLTVPQIFIDGRHVGGSDELAALERAGELDSLLSA from the coding sequence ATGGCCAAGGTAGAAATCTACACCAAATTCCTGTGCGGCTACTGCGCGCGCGCAAAAAACCTGCTCGAATCCAAGGGTGTCGCATTCGAGGAATTCGACATCACCATGGATGCTCCGAAGCGGGACGAGATGCTCGAACGCAGCAATGGCGGACTTACGGTACCGCAAATCTTTATCGATGGCCGGCATGTCGGTGGATCGGACGAACTTGCCGCACTTGAGAGGGCAGGCGAGCTGGATTCGCTGCTCTCGGCCTGA
- a CDS encoding DUF2165 family protein, translated as MIRIIKSLLVLFIGLHALFYVLQNIANLSTAHESLVYVLSGTDHAVYRETFFFKLSDPMIGWVALTMVLIGEFAVAFFGIKGGWDLFKARTAPAEEFHAAKRAGVIAAALALLVWFGFFMTFGAAFFQMWQTQLGTGSMEGAYMYAMASAITMLFVCLTDD; from the coding sequence ATGATACGGATCATAAAATCACTATTGGTGTTGTTTATTGGGCTGCACGCCCTGTTCTACGTACTTCAAAACATTGCCAATCTGTCGACTGCCCATGAATCTCTCGTCTATGTCCTGAGCGGCACGGATCATGCAGTGTATCGCGAGACATTCTTCTTCAAACTATCCGACCCGATGATCGGCTGGGTCGCGCTGACAATGGTGCTGATCGGCGAATTTGCCGTCGCATTTTTTGGTATCAAGGGCGGTTGGGATCTGTTCAAGGCCCGCACCGCTCCAGCCGAAGAGTTTCACGCAGCCAAGCGCGCCGGCGTCATTGCAGCGGCGCTCGCCTTGCTGGTCTGGTTCGGCTTTTTCATGACCTTCGGCGCGGCGTTTTTCCAGATGTGGCAAACCCAGCTTGGCACGGGATCGATGGAAGGCGCGTACATGTACGCGATGGCATCGGCAATCACGATGCTGTTCGTGTGCCTAACCGACGACTGA
- a CDS encoding tyrosine-type recombinase/integrase → MMAAEAGAARNTLNAYETDLRGSSGVLEGKLATAKRADLERLGDGWAQLARSTVARKSAALRRFFGFLADEGLRSDDPSEALPRPGSARPLPKSLSHADIGRIFDTLERGVATQKPLAFRMAALIELLYGSGMRATELVSLPRASVRRGSPFLILTGKGGRERLVPISDRALDAVDKWREHVPEDARWLFPSGKSHLSRIRLYQLVKELAANSGIPPDRVSPHILRHAFATHLLEGGADLRTLQTLLGHADIATTQIYTHVDSARLVALVNARHPLVDAPGSEA, encoded by the coding sequence ATGATGGCCGCTGAAGCTGGCGCGGCCCGCAATACACTCAATGCTTATGAGACGGACCTGCGAGGGTCGTCCGGCGTACTGGAAGGCAAACTCGCCACGGCCAAACGGGCAGATCTTGAGCGGCTCGGCGATGGCTGGGCGCAGCTCGCGCGCTCCACAGTTGCCCGAAAATCCGCAGCGCTCCGACGATTTTTCGGCTTCCTCGCGGATGAGGGATTGCGTTCGGATGACCCGTCTGAGGCATTGCCGCGTCCGGGTTCCGCTCGGCCGTTGCCGAAAAGCCTGAGCCATGCCGATATTGGCCGCATCTTCGATACGCTGGAGCGCGGCGTCGCGACGCAAAAGCCGCTCGCCTTTCGCATGGCTGCGTTGATTGAGCTCCTCTATGGGTCGGGCATGCGCGCGACCGAGCTGGTGTCGCTGCCGCGCGCATCTGTACGACGCGGCTCGCCATTTCTAATCCTTACGGGCAAAGGCGGCCGTGAACGGCTGGTGCCGATATCTGACCGGGCATTGGACGCGGTCGACAAATGGCGCGAGCATGTACCCGAGGATGCACGCTGGCTGTTTCCGTCAGGCAAGAGCCATTTGAGCCGGATTCGGCTGTACCAGCTGGTCAAGGAACTGGCAGCAAATTCCGGCATCCCACCCGATCGCGTTAGCCCGCATATATTGCGCCATGCCTTTGCAACCCATCTGCTGGAAGGCGGTGCAGACCTCAGGACATTGCAGACTTTGTTGGGTCATGCCGACATTGCGACGACCCAAATCTATACCCATGTCGATAGTGCGCGGCTGGTCGCGCTCGTTAATGCACGTCATCCACTCGTTGACGCGCCCGGCTCGGAGGCTTAA
- a CDS encoding acetyl-CoA carboxylase carboxyltransferase subunit alpha, giving the protein MQHFLDFEKPIADLQARIAELRDTADSGSLDINSEVKRLETKSQKMLRDTYASLTPWQKTQVARHPDRPHFKDYVAGFVEDFIPLAGDRGFSDDLAIVGGLGRIGGRRVLVMGHEKGDNTENRLKHNFGMAKPEGYRKAIRLMKLADRFGLPVVTLVDTPGAFPGIQAEERAQAEAIARSTQACLQLRVPIVAAIVGEGGSGGAIALSSANSVLMFENAIYSVISPEGCASILWRTADKAADAAEAMRISAGELKKLGVVDRVIAEPVGGAHRQRDAAIETLGKAIGEELDRLAGVSGDKLRQKRRAKFLDMGK; this is encoded by the coding sequence ATGCAGCATTTCCTAGATTTCGAAAAACCCATTGCGGATCTGCAGGCGCGGATCGCAGAATTGCGCGATACAGCGGACTCCGGTTCGCTGGATATCAACAGCGAAGTGAAGCGGCTTGAAACCAAGTCTCAAAAAATGTTGCGTGATACCTATGCCTCGTTGACGCCATGGCAAAAGACGCAGGTTGCGCGCCATCCGGATCGCCCACATTTCAAGGATTATGTGGCTGGTTTTGTTGAAGACTTTATCCCACTGGCCGGCGATCGTGGGTTTTCTGATGATCTTGCCATTGTCGGCGGTCTCGGTCGTATCGGCGGTCGTCGTGTTCTCGTCATGGGACATGAGAAGGGCGACAATACCGAAAACCGGCTGAAGCATAATTTCGGGATGGCGAAGCCCGAAGGCTATCGCAAAGCAATCCGGTTGATGAAACTCGCTGATCGATTTGGCCTGCCGGTTGTCACTCTGGTGGATACACCGGGTGCATTTCCGGGAATTCAGGCGGAAGAACGCGCCCAGGCAGAGGCGATTGCCCGTTCAACTCAAGCCTGTTTGCAGCTCCGCGTGCCAATTGTTGCCGCGATTGTCGGCGAAGGCGGCTCGGGCGGTGCGATCGCCTTGTCGAGCGCCAATAGCGTGTTGATGTTTGAAAACGCCATTTACTCGGTCATTTCGCCCGAAGGCTGTGCCTCGATTTTGTGGCGCACGGCTGACAAGGCGGCTGACGCCGCAGAAGCGATGCGGATCAGTGCCGGTGAACTCAAGAAGCTGGGCGTCGTCGATCGGGTGATTGCCGAGCCTGTGGGCGGAGCCCATCGTCAACGCGATGCGGCGATAGAGACTCTGGGCAAGGCGATTGGCGAAGAGCTGGATCGCCTGGCTGGCGTATCGGGCGACAAATTGCGGCAGAAACGCCGCGCCAAATTCTTGGATATGGGGAAATAG
- a CDS encoding ComF family protein, producing the protein MAHLTAILGSISRNGFDFALPPRCPACGEIVDGDDRFCLDCWMALDHLDQGCTQCGDPLVSLPDAQALCGACMNDPPAFDSMRAAVRYGDVARIVALRLKYGGRVGAARTIAANLHRHMRDCDDALIVPVPLHRWRLWRRGYNQAALIARALAPAAPERLSLSALRRTRATPYLRAMGARERAKTVRGAFSINPEQRAQIAGQRLVLVDDVYTSGATVRACAKVLKRAGAREIHVRCWARVCHDDADDY; encoded by the coding sequence ATGGCACATCTTACTGCAATCCTTGGATCTATTTCCCGGAATGGGTTCGATTTCGCGCTTCCGCCGCGCTGTCCGGCCTGTGGCGAGATCGTCGATGGCGATGATCGCTTCTGCCTGGATTGCTGGATGGCGCTCGATCATCTCGATCAGGGATGCACCCAATGCGGCGATCCGCTTGTCTCGCTACCTGATGCGCAGGCGCTGTGCGGTGCCTGTATGAATGACCCACCAGCCTTCGATTCCATGCGCGCGGCGGTACGCTATGGGGATGTTGCGCGAATTGTGGCGCTGCGTCTCAAATATGGCGGGCGGGTTGGCGCTGCCCGGACGATCGCCGCGAATCTTCATCGCCATATGCGTGATTGTGATGATGCCCTGATCGTGCCGGTACCGCTTCATCGCTGGCGGCTTTGGCGTCGAGGTTATAATCAGGCCGCCTTGATTGCGCGGGCGCTCGCCCCGGCGGCGCCGGAACGGCTCTCGCTCTCCGCACTGCGCCGAACTCGCGCCACACCCTATTTACGCGCGATGGGGGCTCGCGAACGCGCCAAAACCGTGCGCGGCGCTTTTTCCATCAACCCCGAGCAACGCGCGCAGATCGCCGGCCAGCGGCTCGTCCTGGTCGATGACGTCTATACCAGCGGCGCGACCGTTCGTGCCTGCGCAAAGGTGCTGAAACGCGCCGGCGCCCGCGAAATCCATGTTCGTTGCTGGGCGCGTGTCTGTCACGACGATGCGGATGACTATTGA
- a CDS encoding DUF1178 family protein, with amino-acid sequence MIVFDLQCGAGAHVFEAWFGSSSDYEEQREKGLVNCPICGSGDISKAVMAPAVGAKGNQVAEGSAASSDTALAVSNSNPDPAQMKAMLETLAKEQAKALENSDYVGDDFANEARAMHDGEIDDRPIHGQTSVEDAKALLEDGVPVAPLPLPIRSPKSEN; translated from the coding sequence ATGATTGTCTTCGATCTCCAATGCGGGGCGGGTGCCCATGTCTTCGAGGCCTGGTTCGGTTCATCCAGCGATTACGAGGAACAGCGCGAGAAGGGCCTTGTGAACTGCCCGATCTGCGGGTCCGGTGATATCAGCAAGGCAGTGATGGCTCCGGCGGTTGGCGCCAAGGGCAACCAAGTGGCTGAGGGGAGCGCGGCTTCTTCAGATACAGCGCTGGCGGTATCCAATAGCAATCCGGATCCCGCTCAGATGAAAGCGATGCTGGAAACGCTCGCCAAGGAGCAGGCCAAGGCGCTCGAAAATTCAGACTATGTCGGCGATGATTTCGCGAACGAAGCGCGGGCCATGCATGATGGCGAGATCGACGATCGCCCGATCCATGGGCAAACTTCGGTGGAAGATGCCAAGGCATTGCTTGAGGACGGCGTGCCCGTCGCCCCGCTGCCACTTCCCATCCGCTCGCCAAAAAGCGAGAATTGA
- a CDS encoding alpha/beta hydrolase, translating into MRIACAILGVAAAALAAPAAAQDLTPLDWNRAASPVQSTDREEELAVESLVIGESREITVRLPASYSETQDRYPVFYVTDADWNYRIVADYVDYLSYWGRIPETIVVGIRNVDRNRDFVPRPSASFPNSGEADAFRDFLTDELKPMIDGRYRTSGFNTLFGHSFGGVITAYVMMTRPDAFESYIALSTSTWVSGRFLFEEAERFFAAPEYPELFYYMAVAEADGGATVPDGNAFAEMFEARAPDSIEWHYSVVPRTNHFSVVMPAFADAIERLYPAWGFDTALQERIETDGATAINSWFAEREAELGPRFYPQAMELGLLGIRLAAAGEADAARALFARVHREHPDNAETAFMNALAENALGDRAAAIHWTAEAYRVGRATGDVMPHRLTTYRNFGERWTQAAEQEAEAE; encoded by the coding sequence ATGCGAATTGCCTGCGCTATCTTAGGCGTTGCTGCCGCCGCTCTGGCTGCACCCGCCGCAGCCCAAGACTTGACCCCGCTCGATTGGAATCGCGCTGCGTCGCCAGTTCAATCCACTGATCGCGAGGAAGAATTGGCAGTGGAATCACTCGTGATTGGCGAAAGTCGCGAAATTACGGTCCGTTTACCGGCAAGTTATTCAGAGACGCAGGATCGGTACCCCGTATTTTACGTCACCGATGCCGATTGGAATTATCGGATCGTCGCCGACTATGTTGACTATCTCAGCTATTGGGGGCGGATCCCGGAAACCATCGTCGTCGGCATTCGTAATGTCGATCGCAACCGTGACTTTGTCCCGCGGCCCTCTGCGAGTTTTCCCAATTCGGGAGAAGCTGATGCATTTCGCGATTTTCTAACCGACGAACTGAAGCCGATGATCGATGGCCGATATCGAACCTCGGGCTTCAATACCCTGTTCGGCCATTCCTTTGGCGGCGTGATCACAGCCTATGTGATGATGACCCGGCCCGATGCATTCGAAAGCTATATCGCGCTCAGCACCAGCACATGGGTCTCTGGCCGGTTCCTGTTTGAAGAAGCCGAGCGCTTTTTCGCTGCGCCTGAATATCCTGAACTCTTCTACTATATGGCCGTCGCGGAAGCCGATGGCGGCGCCACTGTTCCCGATGGCAATGCCTTTGCGGAGATGTTCGAGGCGCGGGCACCCGACAGCATTGAATGGCACTATTCGGTGGTCCCGCGCACCAATCATTTTAGCGTTGTCATGCCCGCTTTCGCCGACGCCATTGAGCGGCTCTATCCAGCCTGGGGATTTGATACCGCTCTCCAGGAACGGATCGAGACTGACGGCGCGACCGCAATCAATAGCTGGTTTGCCGAACGCGAGGCTGAGCTTGGGCCGCGCTTCTACCCGCAAGCGATGGAGCTCGGCTTGCTCGGAATCCGCTTGGCTGCGGCGGGCGAGGCCGATGCTGCACGCGCGCTCTTCGCTCGGGTGCACAGGGAACATCCCGATAATGCCGAAACCGCATTCATGAACGCACTGGCAGAAAATGCTTTGGGCGACCGCGCGGCCGCCATTCACTGGACAGCGGAGGCCTATCGGGTTGGACGCGCAACAGGCGATGTCATGCCGCACCGGCTGACCACCTATCGCAACTTCGGTGAACGATGGACGCAAGCCGCTGAGCAAGAGGCTGAGGCGGAGTAG
- a CDS encoding Flp family type IVb pilin produces MKNGLRKIVRDERGATVIEYGLIVSLVVLAMVGALGTVAGTTTNMWNDVSNEVTQD; encoded by the coding sequence ATGAAAAACGGGCTTAGGAAAATTGTGCGCGATGAACGCGGTGCGACGGTAATCGAATATGGTTTGATTGTCTCACTCGTCGTTCTTGCAATGGTGGGTGCGCTGGGAACAGTGGCCGGAACAACCACCAATATGTGGAATGACGTTTCCAACGAAGTCACTCAAGATTAA